In the Juglans microcarpa x Juglans regia isolate MS1-56 chromosome 6D, Jm3101_v1.0, whole genome shotgun sequence genome, one interval contains:
- the LOC121234444 gene encoding formin-like protein 20 — protein sequence MALFRRFFYRKPPDRLLEISERVYVFDCCFSTDVLEEDEYRVYMGGIVAQLQDHFPDASFMVFNFREGERRSQISDILSQYDMTVMDYPRQYEGCPLLPLEMIHHFLRSSESWLSLEGQQNVLLMHCERGGWPVLAFMLAGLLLYRKQYSGEQKTLDMVYKQAPKELLHLLSPLNPQPSQLRYLQYISRRNLGSDWPPSDTPLLLDCLILRVLPLFDGGKGCRPVIRVYGQDPSTPANRSSKLLFSTSKTKKHMRHYLQAECMLVKIDIHCRVQGDVVLECVHLDEDLVREEMIFRVVFHTAFVRSNILMLNRDEADILWDVKDQFPKDFRAEVLFSDADAVVPTLTTVVASEDGNETEFASPEEFFEVEEIFSNVVDGLEGKGECENHVDHENIQDDITHKEVWKEDLDPHTFQDCASDDGTHKQDGKLYSNVDVVKDIAVDDVKYKLNDMDSVLHLVKDITVDDGVINLNSIVSSADMQLNLVTKEVVEDVCGKLEDKGDGENTITQKNLDSNAPQKKLIADVSIQNSEKLVTTALKKQPAADTVVSEQKTTQQEPQGAHAKLAKPNAVSRWIPPNKGSYTNSMHVLHPPSRYNSAPAALDFNVPFKDSNEGSKLKASSLTDIPGTGVSTDVTNDLKSGKVDLVKPSGSAHVILPSCPPSLVQSIEDSYSCSPNQAPLQVVPPPPPPPPPPPLPPLPRYNISSLSTCSPMPEGATPPPPTPPPQSLSLNYNVVPKMSTPLLPPPPPPPPPPLLNRQNGATMLPPPAPPPWKSEFSSIVYNAVIRSPPPPPPPPPPPPFASTSIAPNLGVGISTPPPPPPPPPPPAPPSFGAPPPPPPLPQSPTPAAPPPPPPPPPPIRGAPPPPLPPLLRGAPPPPPPPPPPPPVRGAPTSLPSMARVLPPPPPPPPPPPLPPMGEAPPPPPPPPPPPPPPMSGAPPPPPPPPPMHGAPPPPPPPMRGAPSPPPPPMRGAPPPPPPPIGRGPPPPPPPSHGAPPPPPPPGGHVSGPPAPPRMPGVGPPPPPPLGTRGPNSGVDARVLSSGRGRGLSRPSGMGPTTTAPRRSSLKPLHWSKVTRALQGSLWEELQRFGDSQIAPGFDVSELESLFSATVSKPADAGGKSGARRKSVGSKAEKVHLVDLRRANNTEIMLTKVKMPLSDMMAAVLAMDESVLDADQVENLIKFCPTKEEMELLKGYTGDKEKLGKCEQYFLELMKVPRVESKLRVFSFKIQFSSQISEFKKSLSTVNSACEEVRKSGKLKEVMKIILFIGNTLNQGTARGSAIGFKLDSLLKLTDTRASNSKMTLMHYLCKLLANNSPELLDFHRDFVSLEAATKIQLKSLAEEMQAIIKGLEKVKQELSASENDGPVSEVFRKTLKEFVGVAETEVASVTNLYSVVGRNADALALYFGEDPARCPFEQVTATLLNFVRLFRKAHEENRKQAELEKKKAEKEAEMEKAKGINLTRKTAK from the exons ATGGCGCTGTTCCGAAGGTTCTTCTACCGGAAGCCGCCGGATCGGCTTCTCGAGATCTCTGAAAGGGTCTACG tGTTTGATTGTTGCTTCTCCACTGACGTTTTGGAAGAAGATGAGTATAGAGTGTACATGGGTGGCATTGTAGCACAGTTACAGGACCACTTTCCTGATGCTTCTTTCATGGTGTTTAACTTTAGAGAAGGGGAGAGGCGAAGCCAAATTTCAGATATATTGTCTCAATATGACATGACGGTTATGGATTACCCTCGTCAATATGAAGGTTGTCCGCTGCTGCCATTAGAGATGATTCATCACTTCCTTCGATCAAGTGAAAGCTGGTTGTCATTGGAAGGGCAACAAAATGTGCTGTTGATGCACTGTGAAAGAGGAGGATGGCCTGTGCTTGCATTCATGCTTGCAGGTCTTCTGTTATACCGGAAACAATACAGTGGGGAGCAGAAGACTCTTGACATGGTCTACAAGCAGGCTCCAAAGGAACTTCTTCATCTTTTGTCTCCTTTAAACCCCCAGCCTTCTCAGCTGAGATATCTTCAGTATATTTCTAGAAGAAATTTGGGTTCTGATTGGCCTCCATCAGATACACCTTTACTTTTGGATTGTCTGATACTAAGAGTCCTTCCACTCTTTGATGGGGGAAAAGGCTGCAGGCCTGTTATACGCGTTTATGGTCAGGACCCCTCAACACCAGCTAATAGAAGTTCTAAGCTTCTGTTTTCAACTTCAAAGACAAAAAAGCACATGCGCCACTACCTACAG GCAGAGTGTATGCTGGTGAAAATTGATATTCATTGCCGTGTCCAAGGAGAtgttgttcttgagtgtgtccATTTGGATGAAGATCTGGTGCGTGAGGAGATGATTTTCAGAGTTGTGTTCCACACAGCATTTGTGCGTTCAAACATTTTGATGCTTAACCGTGACGAAGCTGATATTCTGTGGGATGTGAAGGATCAATTCCCCAAGGACTTTAGAGCTGAG GTACTTTTTTCGGATGCTGATGCTGTTGTGCCTACTCTTACTACAGTCGTAGCGAGCGAAGATGGAAACGAGACTGAATTTGCTTCGCCCGAGGAATTTTTTGAGGTGGAAGAGATCTTTAGCAATGTAGTTGATGGGCTGGAAGGGAAGGGAGAATGTGAAAATCATGTGGATCATGAAAATATACAGGATGATATAACTCACAAAGAAGTTTGGAAGGAGGATTTGGATCCTCACACATTTCAAGACTGCGCATCAGATGATGGAACTCACAAACAGGATGGAAAGTTGTATTCTAATGTTGATGTAGTGAAGGACATCGCTGTTGATGATGTGAAGTATAAGCTGAATGACATGGATTCTGTTCTTCATTTAGTGAAAGACATTACTGTTGATGATGGTGTTATCAACTTAAATTCCATAGTATCTTCTGCTGATATGCAGCTAAATCTGGTAACCAAGGAAGTGGTTGAAGATGTGTGTGGCAAATTGGAAGACAAAGGTGATGGAGAAAACACTATTACACAGAAGAATCTAGATTCCAACGCTCCCCAGAAAAAGTTGATTGCTGATGTCTCCATACAGAATTCTGAGAAATTAGTTACTACTGCCCTCAAGAAACAACCAGCTGCAGATACAGTTGTTTCCGAACAAAAAACTACACAGCAAGAACCCCAAGGAGCTCATGCAAAATTAGCAAAGCCAAATGCGGTATCTAGGTGGATTCCTCCAAACAAAGGCTCATACACTAATTCAATGCATGTATTGCATCCACCATCAAGATATAACAGTGCACCGGCTGCTCTTGACTTTAATGTTCCATTCAAGGATTCTAATGAAGGTTCGAAATTAAAGGCTTCTTCTCTTACGGATATTCCTGGCACTGGGGTTTCAACTGATGTGACCAATGATCTGAAAAGTGGTAAGGTGGATTTGGTGAAGCCTTCAGGCTCTGCACATGTGATACTTCCTTCATGCCCACCGTCATTAGTACAATCAATTGAAGACTCGTATTCTTGCTCACCGAATCAAGCACCACTTCAAGTTGTGccccctcctcctccaccacctccacctccaccactgCCACCGCTTCCGCGTTATAATATCTCTTCACTATCTACTTGTTCCCCCATGCCAGAGGGTGCCACACCTCCTCCACCTACGCCTCCACCACAATCGCTTTCACTAAATTATAACGTTGTGCCCAAAATGTCTACACCTCTATTGCCTCcaccccctcctcctcctcctcctcccttaCTCAATAGGCAAAATGGTGCTACCATGTTGCCTCCGCCAGCTCCACCCCCATGGAAGTCTGAGTTTTCATCAATTGTCTATAATGCAGTGATACGTTCTCCACCCCCTCCAcctccccctcctcctcctcctccctttgCAAGCACATCAATTGCACCAAACCTTGGAGTTGGTATATCCACtccccctcctcctccaccaccaccaccaccaccagcaccTCCATCATTTGGAGcccctcctcctccaccacctctCCCACAATCTCCAACACCTGCAGCCCCgcctcctccacctccacctccacctccaatTCGTGGAGCTCCACCTCCTCCGCTACCACCTCTGCTTCGTGGAGCTCCACCTCCtccaccgccaccgccaccgccacctcCAGTTCGTGGAGCACCAACTTCGCTCCCTTCAATGGCCAGAGTGctacctccaccaccacctccacctccacctccacctctaCCTCCAATGGGTgaagcaccaccaccaccaccaccaccaccaccaccaccaccacctccaatGAGTggagcaccaccaccaccaccaccaccccctCCAATGCATGGAgcaccaccgccaccaccacctccaatGCGTGGAGCACCgtcaccaccacctcctccaatGCGTGGagcaccaccacctccaccacctcctaTAGGTCGAGGCCCACCTCCCCCTCCTCCCCCATCACATGGAGCACCACCTCCTCCACCTCCCCCAGGAGGTCATGTGTCTGGCCCTCCAGCTCCACCTAGAATGCCAGGCGTCGGACCTCCTCCCCCTCCACCGTTAGGTACTAGAGGCCCAAATTCTGGGGTTGATGCAAGAGTTCTATCTTCTGGGAGAGGGCGTGGGCTTTCACGTCCTTCAGGGATGGGACCAACTACTACAGCCCCTCGAAGGTCCTCCTTGAAGCCTTTGCACTGGAGCAAGGTAACTAGAGCTTTGCAAGGAAGTTTGTGGGAAGAATTGCAGCGATTTGGAGACTCTCAAAT TGCGCCGGGATTTGATGTGTCAGAGTTAGAGAGCCTTTTCTCTGCTACTGTTTCGAAACCTGCTGATGCAGGTGGTAAATCTGGGGCTCGACGCAAGTCTGTTGGATCCAAAGCTGAAAAAGTTCACCTG GTTGACCTGAGGAGAGCCAACAATACTGAAATTATGCTCACAAAAGTTAAGATGCCGCTTTCTGATATGATG GCTGCGGTTCTAGCAATGGATGAATCCGTATTAGATGCTGACCAGGTGGAGAATCTCATAAAATTTTGTCCTACCAAAGAGGAGATGGAACTTCTGAAG gGCTACACTGGTGACAAAGAGAAGTTGGGAAAGTGTGAACAG tACTTTTTGGAGCTGATGAAAGTGCCTCGGGTTGAGTCAAAATTACGAGTATTCTCTTTCAAGATTCAGTTCAGCTCTCAG ATTTCAGAATTTAAAAAGAGCCTGAGCACTGTAAACTCTGCATGCGAAGAG GTCCGGAAATCAGGCAAACTGAAGGAAGTTATGaagattattctttttattggaAACACGTTAAACCAAGGAACTGCAAGGG GATCTGCAATTGGATTTAAGTTGGACAGTCTTCTAAAGCTTACAGATACCCGAGCTTCTAACAGTAAGATGACACTCATGCATTATCTATGCAAG CTTTTGGCTAATAATTCACCAGAACTTCTTGATTTTCACCGGGACTTTGTTAGCCTGGAAGCTGCTACTAAG ATACAATTGAAGTCTTTAGCAGAAGAAATGCAAGCCATAATCAAGGGACTAGAAAAGGTTAAGCAGGAGCTGAGTGCATCTGAAAATGATGGCCCTGTATCTGAAGTCTTCCGTAAG